One Spirochaetota bacterium genomic window, CCCAGCCCAGATCGCGCTTCGCTTTCGAATAATCGCCGGTGAGGATGTCGACCTCGGCGGGGCGATAGAATTTCGGGTTTACCCGCACCAGCGTCTTTCCGGTTTTCTTATCCCTGCCAATCTCTTTCGCTCCTTTGCCCTTCCACACGATGTCGATAGCGATGTGCGCGAAAGCGTGCTCGATGAACTCGCGCACCGAATGGCTCTCTCCGGTGGCCAGCACGTAATCGTCCGGGCTTTTCCGCTGAAGCATCATCCACATACCTTCAACGAATTCGGCCGCGTATCCCCAGTCGCGCATGGCGTCGAGGCTGCCGATCTCGAAATAGTCCTGTCTTCCATGCTTGATTTTCGCCACCGCGTCGGTTATCTTGCGGGTGACGAACTCGAGGCCCCGTAGCGGCGACTCGTGATTGAAGAGGATGCCCGAACAGCCGAAGATGTCGTATGACTCGCGGTAGTTGATCGTCATCCAGTGGCCGTAGAGCTTGGCCGCGGCGTAGGGGCTTCGAGGATAGAACGGCGTGCTTTCCCTTTGCGGCGACTCCTGGACCTTCCCGAACATCTCGCTGCTCGAGGCCTGGTAAAACCGTATGCGGGGATTTACGATGCGTACGGCATCAAGCATGCGCGTAACCCCGAGGGCCGTTATCTCGCCGGTAAGTATCGGCTTCTCGAAGGAGACGGCGACAAAGCTCTGCGCCGCCAGATTGTAAACCTCGTCCGGACGGTGTTTCTCGAACGCACGGATGAGGTTCCCGGTGTCCTGAATGTCGACTTCGAGGAGGCGGACGTCGTCGAAGACTCCCATCTCCTCGAGCCGCCAGAAATTGGGGCTTGAGGTGCGGCGGTAGCCTCCGTATACGGTGTAGCCCTTCTGTAATAGGAATTTCGCCAGGTACGCGCCGTCCTGGCCGGTGATGCCGGTGATGAATGCCGTTTTTGGCATATAAATTAAACCTTTTTAGGTCTACTTATTGATATATGAAGGGTATACTTATGGATGGAGGAATTTGTCAACCGATTATGCCATCGGCGACAAACTATACCATGATAAAGGATAATTCGCCGAGGAAGCGGTAATGGTTTTTATAGTTGTTGCTTTACTAAGTACATTGCGAGCCCCGGCCTTATCGGGGCGTGGCAATCTCACAAAGCATTTTGTTTTTTAGTAAAAAACTTGTTACCTCTTGAGATCCGCCACAATCGTCCTGCCATGAAAGCTTAACGCCACTTTTGCCCTGCCCTTGCGCCGGTCGACCTTTACGATGTTACCCTCAAGGCGCCTGAGCGGGCCATCGATCACCCGGATTCTGTTGTTCTCGTCGAAGACCACGGAAGACTTCTTGATCACCTCTCCGTACGCGATAAGCTCGGAGAACAGCAATAGGTTTAAAGTCTAAAATGAGTTAAAAGCCTAAAGTTAAAAGTTTGCATCATAATTCTTTCGACTTTCGACTTTCTTCTCTTACCTCCACCCATTCCCTGTACTCCCCGCTTTGGATCCGCTCGGTCCACTCGCCGTTATCAAGATACCACCGGACGGTCTTATCCAGCCCGCCGTCGAAATCGACGCTCTGCCGCCGGCCCAGATTGTTCTTCAGCCTGTCGCAGTTGATGACATAACGGCGGTTATTAACGTACGGGTTTCTCCCGGAGGGGAGGTAAAACTTTTCAAATATAACCCGGCTACCACCATTTATATGGAACCGGTATCATCATACCATGGCATCATCACCGCTGAAACCCCGGTATTCGATATCATACCCTTTGAAATAATCCACAAGGCCGGCCGCTTTTCTTTGAAGCGAAACAAGATCAAGCTTTTTGGCGCTTAGTTTAACATCACCGATTAATACCTTTTTCTCGGCGTCATTCACGGCGACAATATCTATTTCATTGCCGCCGTCCCTCTCCCAGTACGAACCTATCCGGTTATACTTTTTTGATTCTCCCAGGATATCTTTAAAGAATTTCTCAAGAATTTTGCCGGCATAGGTATCATAGTCACGTTTAATAATATTTTTGATATATTCAAAGTTGCCGATTTCAACCGCCGAACGGTTCCTGTAAAGAAATCTGAACCAGAAATTGAGAAAATTATCAAGAATGGCGTATTTCATTTTACGTGAATTCGGCTTTGCGTTTATCGGTCTGATTCTTCCAATAATTCCGTAATCTTTTTCGAGCCTGTCAAGATAGCCGCCGATATTCGTTTCGAGAATAGACTCTATCTCGCTTCTCCCCGTTTTACCCGACGAGATCAATTCTAAAATCGAGAAGTAAACGCCATATTCTTTACCAAATTCTTCGATTAACAAATTTTTGCCTTCATTGATAAACGGAGAATCGGTTGACGTAATAACATCAATAATTTTATCAAAGGTAAACGCCCGGTTATCCACGAGTATTTCAATATATTTCGGACTCCCCCCTGTAAAAAGGTAATAATCAAATAATAGTTTCCGCGGGGCCTTATTATCGGCGAGAATTTCAGCGATAGTGCCGACAGTAAATGGCTTAAGATGCATTATCCTGTCGGCGCGATTGAATAACGGCTCTCTCGAGTTTTGAAATATTTTATACATCAATGAATATACGGAGCCGATGAAAACAACCGTTAGTTCGCACCTGTTTTTATTCAGGTCCCAGAGCTTCTGTATATCGGAATACACTGAGGGGTTTATATAATAAAATTCCTGGAACTCATCAATAACAACCGTGAATTTTTCTTTTTGAGACAGGCGAAGCAGAAGCTCAAAAATGTCCCTGAAATAATGTATCTCTCCGATTACCGGAAGCTCCGGGAACCGCCCTTTTATTTCGTTCAGGTATTCCTCACAGAGCATGGTTTCAGCTTTTTTCGCGACAAAGAGATACACATGCTTCAAATTCCGCGCGAATTCCAGGGCAAGGGCGGTTTTACCCACCCGCCTTCTGCCTGTTAAAACCACCATGCGGGAACTGCCTTCCGTACTATTGAGCTTCTTTAATTCATTTAATTCAGAGCACCGATTGTAGAATTTATTCAACGCAACCTCCGTTACGGTAACACAGGTTGCGATAGCATAACAAAATTGTCAAGCACTTTAGCCCTGCCTCATTGAGCGGCGATTGAGATTTTCAAATAACACGATTCACCTCTCCACCCATTCCCGGCACGCCCCACGCGTAACTGCCGAACAGTATCACCCTGTGCGGATCGACCGGCTTGAGCGCCTCGATTATTCGATCGGCTATTTCTTTCGGAAGCACCCCTGCCACCTCGCTCACCGGGTCATGCGTCGCGACCGCCCGCATGGGCGATCGTGTTTTCACCGTAGCATACCCGGCGGGCCCCGTCAATCATGAATCTTCGATATGGATACTTCGCCGCGCGCATCGCGATGCTGTCAACGGGCATGTTCACTCTACCGGAATCGCCGCTTTATCTTGATTTTTTTACCTCCCGCCTGCTATCCTGCGCTTCAGGTATATCGCCCCATGACACTCAAAGACCGCCTTTCGATCAAAAAGCCTTCCGCGCCCAAGGCGCGGATATTCCTCCATTCCATGGCCGCGAACGCCGCCACCGTGTTCGACAAGCTGGCGTTCTTCGCCCTGAGCGTAATCACGGCGCGCTACCTCGGCCTCGAACAGTTCGGCGAATACGCCTCGGCGCTCGCCTTCGCCACGTTTTTTTCGATCTTCGCGGACCTGGGCGCCGGCTCCGCGCTGGTGCGTGCCGTCAGCCTCCAGCGGGAGCTCGAACGAGCGCATTTTGCGAGCGCGCTGAAGGCAAAGCTCCTTTTTTCGATCTGCGCGTACGGCGCGCTGGCGGTCGCGCTGTACTTCTCCGGCTTCAACCGCAACACCGTATATCTCGCGCTCGTTCTCGGCGTGGCGCGCGCGGGGAACGTCTTTCTTGCCGGGTTTTACGCGCTCTACGACGCGAAAGAGCGTTTTTTTCTCTCCTCTTTCTTCAACTCGTCATTCTCGCTCTCGGTACTTGCGGGCACGATATTCGTGGTGCTTTTACGAGGCGATTATTTCGCCCTGGCGTGGGTGCGAGCGTGGATCGTCGTCGCGTATATCGCGGTCGTCGGCGCGCTGACTCTGTATTATTTCCGTCCGCTGTGGAAGCCGGGTCTTTTGCGGGGGTTTCTCGAAAGCGCGGTCCCCTTCGGCCTTAGTTCGCTCTTCGGCAGTATCAGCCAGAACGCCGCCGTCCCCATCCTCTCGCTTTTGCACGGCACCACGCCGGCGGGCATATTCACCAACGGCTATCTCTTTCTGTCCTCGCTCTTTTTCATCCCCTCCAACCTCAATCGGGTGCTGTTGCCTTACCTGTATCGGTGCTCATACCCGGAAGAGAAGGAAAAATTCCAGTTCGCCCACGATATCTACGCGAAGCTCTACGCCCTCATATCGTTTTACGTATTCATTGTGCTTTTCTTTTACTCGCGGGAATTCATACTCATCGTCTTCGGCGAGCGCTACGCGGCGTCGATCGATGTGCTGCGCGTCAGCGCCTTCGGCGTGCCCTTTGTCTTCACCGTGGCCGGCGCGCTCATCCAGGCGCTCGACCTTCAACGGACGCTCGCGCGCCTGCAGGGTATGGCCGCGGCGTTCAATATCATCGTCTGCGTCGTATGCATTCGCCTGTTCGGCTCCGAAGGCGCGGCCGGCGCGGTGGTGCTCACCAATGCCCTGCTCTTTTTCTCGATGTACTTTTTTCTCTACCGAAGGCATTCCGTGCGGCTCTACCGCACCTTTTTCGTGTACGTTAAACTCGTCCTCATCGCACTCGCATTGTACGCCCTGTATGCCACGATATTCTCAACGCTCTTTTCCGTGTGCTCGTTCCTGATCACAAGCGCGCTCTACGCGGCCGCGGCGGCGCTGTTTCTGATCACGAAGGACGATATCCGGGTCATTCGCGAGACGGTGGGAGCTAAGTGGGTAAGTATTGAAGATCGGAAGATTTAAGATTGAAAATTATGAAGCCGCTACTTTAATCTTTTAATCTTCAATCCCCAATTTCTTCCTCCACTCGTCTATATATTGCCAGTCCATATCAGACCCTTTTATTCTCAGCATCATTTCACAATCGGACAGGTCCTGGAGCCGCATCGAAAGCTTTTTAAGAAGGTAAAGGTCTTCCAGCGACACAACGGGAATATCGACACCACCGAAAGGCAGCGGTACCGATCGTTGAAGAATATTTACGCCGAAATCGTGATTTGAAGGAATAATGAAGTCGACAATGGTTTCCTGTCCGTCATCGAACCCCACAAAACGCCGTATGCTCACACTTCCGGCGGCCACGGATTCGCGATGAGGGATAAGCTTTTCGAAAGCGCGATGCAATGCGCCTTCAATCCGCTCCACTTCCGCGGTGGATACCACGATTAAATCGATATCGGTGGTCGCCCGGGGAATGATATGAATGCCGTACGCGAACCCGCCGGCCAGTGCGCACGGGAGATTCGCGTCACCCAGTGATGTAATGACGGCGATCAGCCTCTCTTCCAGGATCATGGAAGGTCTTCCATAGGCTTACCCGGGGAGCGTAACCCGGTATCCGCACCGTACAGCGAGGCATTTTTAACTTCACATACCCTGTGCCAGAAAAGCCGCTCGGCTTCGTCCGTTGAAACACCGGGATTATCTCTCATAATCGACGCGACGGCGAGGTCCTTCGCCAGCTCCGCAAGCTCAAGGGTCCGTTCGAGGTTTCGAAACATTTCCTCAGTCATTGAATAAAAATACCGGGATCCCCGGTGAACGTCAACCCGTTTTCAAACGGAGGGCGTTCATATTCAGGATTGAGGATTAGAAGATAGAAGATTAAAGATTAAAGATTAAAAAAATAAAGATTAGAAATTTTAGATTGAAATTATTACCCAGCCGCTAATTTAATCTTCAGACTTGGTGCATAATTAATAAAAAATGTCATCGCGAGGAGCGCAGCGACGTGGCGATCTCTAAAGGCAACACGTTGATTCATGAAACTCTGTGCATAGAGAGATTGCCACGCCCCGATACGACCGGGACTCGCAATGACACTCAGTAAAGCAATAGCACTTTTAATCTTTAATCCATGAACTCACTCTACGCCATCATCCTCGCCGGGGGCCGGGGGGAACGCCTGGGCTCAGAAGAACCCAAGCAGTTTCTGGATCTCGCCGGAATGCCCGTCCTCGCCTGGTCCATGGAGGCCTTCGCCGCGGCGGGCGGCCTTGCCGGCATGGTGCTCGTCGGCCCGGACGGCCGCCTCGCGCGCATGGAGTCCATCGCCGCGGCGCACGGGCGCGGCCTGGTGCGCGCGGTCGTGCCCGGCGGCGCGACACGCCAGGGCTCGTCGTGGAACGGGCTTATGGCGCTTCCGTTCGACGGGGACGACATCGTCCTCATCCACGACGCGGCGCGCCCGTTCATTACGCCCGCGACGATACTCGAATGCGTCGGCGCGGCGCGGGTCCACGGCGCTGCGGCCGTATATGTCCGCGCGACCGACACCGTCGCCGAGGGCGCGGACGGTTTCGTGCGCGCCATCCCATCACGTGAATGCCTTTACTACGCCCAGACGCCGCAGTGCTTCCGCTATGCGCTCATACGCGGGGCCCACGAGCGGGCGCGCGCGGAGGGGATCGATTCGTCCACCGACGACGTCCGCCTGGCGCTCGATGCGGGACACCGGGTCAGAATAGTTTCGGGCGACGCGGGCAACATGAAGATCACCACGGCTTTCGACCTGGAGGCTGCGCGGTTTTACGCGGAGCGTGGTATCGGAAATGACGGTCGTCGTGATTATCGATCGTAGAGAAACGCGGGGAATCAGCAAATTATACGGCGGTGCCGGGTCCTGGAGCCCGCCGACGCGATAATAACCGCCTCACTCGATCCGCAGCGTCTTGATATTGCCGAGCTTCTTGATGGCGTCGAAAAGCTGTCGGATGCTCGCGCCCTCGTTGACGCGGCAGTTGATTACGACCTCGGTGCTCTGGGTCTCGACGTTTTCGGTGATGGAGACCTGCTTGAGGATGATGTCGAAGCCCTTGACGGTTTCGATGATCAGCTTGGGGCCGAGCTTCGCGGAGTTGATCACCACCGTGAGCACGCGCTGGTCTTTCCGCTCGAATAATCGGTTCTCCACGTGTTCGAACAATTGCAGAATTACCACCAGAAGCGCCGTGGAGGCGAGCCCCAGAAAATAGAATCCGGCGCCGATGGCGAGTCCGATGGCGGACACGGTCCATATCGACGCGGCGGTGGTGAGTCCCTTTACGCTGAAGCCGTACCGGAAGATGGCGCCCGCCCCCAAAAAACCGATGCCGCTGATGACCTGCGCCGAGAGCCTTCCCGGATCGGCATTACGGCTTTCCTTCATGAACTCGACCGGGATGTATATGGAGATGAGCATGACCAGGCACGCGCCAAGACAGAGCACCATGTGCGTGCGCAGGCCCGCGGGCTGGTAGTGCTGTTCGCGCTCGAAGCCCACCACAAACCCGGCGAACATGGCGATGAAGAGCCGCACGATGACGCTCGCCGGGTGCGAGAAGTCGAGGCCGGTGATGGCGTCAATCATCGGCGTTTCCATCCAGGATTTTTTTTATGGCCGCGAGCTGCTTTTCGATCTCGCCGCGCGCGGTGCTTCCGGCCGAGAGCTTGCGCTCGGGCGAGCTCTCGGGATTCAGTACTTCGCGGATGTCCCCGCCGAAATGCTCGGAAAAGCCGCGCAGCGTCTCGAGCGGAAGGTTGAAGAAATC contains:
- the gmd gene encoding GDP-mannose 4,6-dehydratase, with protein sequence MPKTAFITGITGQDGAYLAKFLLQKGYTVYGGYRRTSSPNFWRLEEMGVFDDVRLLEVDIQDTGNLIRAFEKHRPDEVYNLAAQSFVAVSFEKPILTGEITALGVTRMLDAVRIVNPRIRFYQASSSEMFGKVQESPQRESTPFYPRSPYAAAKLYGHWMTINYRESYDIFGCSGILFNHESPLRGLEFVTRKITDAVAKIKHGRQDYFEIGSLDAMRDWGYAAEFVEGMWMMLQRKSPDDYVLATGESHSVREFIEHAFAHIAIDIVWKGKGAKEIGRDKKTGKTLVRVNPKFYRPAEVDILTGDYSKAKRDLGW
- a CDS encoding ATP-binding protein; the encoded protein is MNKFYNRCSELNELKKLNSTEGSSRMVVLTGRRRVGKTALALEFARNLKHVYLFVAKKAETMLCEEYLNEIKGRFPELPVIGEIHYFRDIFELLLRLSQKEKFTVVIDEFQEFYYINPSVYSDIQKLWDLNKNRCELTVVFIGSVYSLMYKIFQNSREPLFNRADRIMHLKPFTVGTIAEILADNKAPRKLLFDYYLFTGGSPKYIEILVDNRAFTFDKIIDVITSTDSPFINEGKNLLIEEFGKEYGVYFSILELISSGKTGRSEIESILETNIGGYLDRLEKDYGIIGRIRPINAKPNSRKMKYAILDNFLNFWFRFLYRNRSAVEIGNFEYIKNIIKRDYDTYAGKILEKFFKDILGESKKYNRIGSYWERDGGNEIDIVAVNDAEKKVLIGDVKLSAKKLDLVSLQRKAAGLVDYFKGYDIEYRGFSGDDAMV
- a CDS encoding flippase; translated protein: MTLKDRLSIKKPSAPKARIFLHSMAANAATVFDKLAFFALSVITARYLGLEQFGEYASALAFATFFSIFADLGAGSALVRAVSLQRELERAHFASALKAKLLFSICAYGALAVALYFSGFNRNTVYLALVLGVARAGNVFLAGFYALYDAKERFFLSSFFNSSFSLSVLAGTIFVVLLRGDYFALAWVRAWIVVAYIAVVGALTLYYFRPLWKPGLLRGFLESAVPFGLSSLFGSISQNAAVPILSLLHGTTPAGIFTNGYLFLSSLFFIPSNLNRVLLPYLYRCSYPEEKEKFQFAHDIYAKLYALISFYVFIVLFFYSREFILIVFGERYAASIDVLRVSAFGVPFVFTVAGALIQALDLQRTLARLQGMAAAFNIIVCVVCIRLFGSEGAAGAVVLTNALLFFSMYFFLYRRHSVRLYRTFFVYVKLVLIALALYALYATIFSTLFSVCSFLITSALYAAAAALFLITKDDIRVIRETVGAKWVSIEDRKI
- a CDS encoding nucleotidyl transferase AbiEii/AbiGii toxin family protein; this translates as MILEERLIAVITSLGDANLPCALAGGFAYGIHIIPRATTDIDLIVVSTAEVERIEGALHRAFEKLIPHRESVAAGSVSIRRFVGFDDGQETIVDFIIPSNHDFGVNILQRSVPLPFGGVDIPVVSLEDLYLLKKLSMRLQDLSDCEMMLRIKGSDMDWQYIDEWRKKLGIED
- the ispD gene encoding 2-C-methyl-D-erythritol 4-phosphate cytidylyltransferase, whose product is MNSLYAIILAGGRGERLGSEEPKQFLDLAGMPVLAWSMEAFAAAGGLAGMVLVGPDGRLARMESIAAAHGRGLVRAVVPGGATRQGSSWNGLMALPFDGDDIVLIHDAARPFITPATILECVGAARVHGAAAVYVRATDTVAEGADGFVRAIPSRECLYYAQTPQCFRYALIRGAHERARAEGIDSSTDDVRLALDAGHRVRIVSGDAGNMKITTAFDLEAARFYAERGIGNDGRRDYRS
- a CDS encoding MgtC/SapB family protein, which codes for MIDAITGLDFSHPASVIVRLFIAMFAGFVVGFEREQHYQPAGLRTHMVLCLGACLVMLISIYIPVEFMKESRNADPGRLSAQVISGIGFLGAGAIFRYGFSVKGLTTAASIWTVSAIGLAIGAGFYFLGLASTALLVVILQLFEHVENRLFERKDQRVLTVVINSAKLGPKLIIETVKGFDIILKQVSITENVETQSTEVVINCRVNEGASIRQLFDAIKKLGNIKTLRIE